The genomic DNA GAGATCGACTCAGTCGCATGGAAATGAGAGAAACAGGCTACGCCTGAGTAACCAATCTCAGGTACAAAACCTATTTTTCAACTGAAATCAACACTGGAAGATTTGTTTCCACTTAACCGACAGTATTCTTTACTATCTTTTAGAATAAGGAATTTTTGTTGGGAAAGCTGGGATTTGGACCTCACCAGTCTTCGCTTTGGGTGCACGCACTTCTTCATCTatgggctcgattctttttgTGCTTAAGATATTCAATCTCAGAATACAAACGATTTTGGCTTATTATACGCGATGATCTCATGCATTTGACGAAGACAGCCATTTGTTCATTATTAGTCTAGGTTACTTTCCTTGTAGACACGATGGCAATGAACTTCTGTACTTTTGATGAGTTTATATTGAGTTGGTTTACAGTTTGAGTTATTTCAAATCAGCAACAAGCAAATGAGTTGTGCTCGGTATTTTCTCCATGGATCGTATGTTGAGGTTTCGATACCCCTGCAAATGATAGGACCGGGACAACATGGAGATCGGGATGGGCATTCTTACGAGATTTTAACCCTCTATAGTTAACAAGATAAAAGTGAAGCAAATTCATAGTATTTGTAGATTTTGAGCTACGTCGAGCATGGCGAACTCGAATGAACTGAGAACAGCACGTTCACAATGCTTTTGGTGATGTCAGTGTCCACAGAAAGTTAGTTTCATATGTGACAAGATCGATACAAAACCTGGATTATGAAGTTATGTATGTGGAAGAGATTTTGATCGAGCAACAAAACTCAAGTCTGTTTCTTgcatgaaaatttcaaatcatcCATATCAGGAGTACCAGACACAGCATGCCTGACAGGATGGAGCTAAATTGACAGCAGATGTACTAAATTGAATGAACGCACCGAGAGTCGTCCAGTGGAGAAAACAGTATAGCTACAGCTAACTTTGTCTACACATTTCACAGTGACATGTGACCTAGCTACAGCTAACTTTGTCTACACATTTCACACTGACATGTGACCTAGTTGTCCATCAGACCCAATGCCGAAAGCATCACAACCACTACAATCATCAAAATCAGCATTTGCTTTTATCTACACTACCATACAACATCGGCAACATAATGGTCCGAGATCCCCATTCTCGCAGACCTTTTATACAGGCAGAAAGTCAAACGAGTTCATGGCATACCAATACCTAACATAACTACTAAGAGCATCACAATAAAGTTCTCCTGATGGAGCAAAAAGCAAGCTAGATCAAGGGTCCGAGTCTTGTCTACTGGCCAAGCACAGCTCATGCAACTCGTTAAGTATCCACTCTTCACCAGTGTGACCTCCCAATACCAACACCCTCGTGCCTCCCACGACACAGGTGCTATGGCCCCAAGCGAATTTTGGTGGTTGTCCCGGGGTATTGAGAGTCCTCCAAGATGGCTTCTCCTCTGAAGGGTCAAGAAGGAAAAGTTGTGAGGGCGAGTGGAGGCCTGCAATCGAGCCGCCAAATATCAAGATCCTGCCACATGGCATGCTCACGGCCACGTGATCGAGCCTTGGGGGCGGGACCACAGCACTCTGTGCCCCAACGCCACCACCATACGCGCTGCACTCGAGTTGCCTCCATCGTGGCTCCTCATCGTCAAGGTTGATGGTGTAGGCCTCACCTGAACGCAGCTTCAAGTGCCCACTCTTTGCAAGACCACCAAACATGAGGAGCTTTGTTCGCCCATAAACCGAGAGTGAGTGACCCAATCTTGAGGGTGGGGCCCACGAGGTTGGGATCTCTTTCCATGTGGGGTTTTCAATGGTGAGATCCAACAAGTAGGTGTCGCTCAGGAGGACCCCCGCATCAGTGCACCCACCCGAGACCACCAGCTTTGATCCCTCCACTGTGCATGAGCTGTGCCAGGACCTCGGCAGCGGCGGTGCCCCACCTGAGACTTCCTTCCATGTTGGTTGCTTAGCGTCCAGATCTAGCACAAACACATCATTCAACAACCCTTGCCTTCCACACCCTCCAAACACAACCAATGAAGACCCGTTCACGCACGATAAAGTGTGGCCCCAGCGCCCAGGAGGGGAAGACTTCACGCTAACACGCCTCCATTCAGGATTGGCAGCATCAAGGTTCAAAACAAATGTGTCATCCATCGGTTGCATGTTCACACCTTCTCCTCCAAACAGCACAAGCCGATTTCCCGCTGCACAGGCACTGAAGTTGCACCGAGAGGGCTCCACTGCTCCCCCGACAGTGAACTTCTTCCAATGCACAGCCTCCAGAGTGGTCAATTCTCGAGCCAAGCGGCTCCATCCCAACTTTTTTGTCATCCGTTCAAGTGTCCCTGTTACCTCTCTTCCCCACGCATTCTGGCAAACCAACTTTCTCAGAT from Punica granatum isolate Tunisia-2019 chromosome 2, ASM765513v2, whole genome shotgun sequence includes the following:
- the LOC116194580 gene encoding adagio protein 3, with the translated sequence MAKKEAELHQSSGKRQKCSRRGDYSMVAEEEEEEDEGEVGGEEEEGDELPLRTGGFFFYPTSPTSFVVSDAQEPDFPIIYVNTVFENFTGYRADEVLGRNCRFLQYRDPRAQRRHPLVDPVVVSDIRRCLEQGIEFQGELLNFRKDGTPLVNRLKLAPIHDDDGIVTHIIGIQIFSEAKIDLNCVSYPVFKEKCSQEYDQTGEFTPRDGSSPLMQQHQEICGILQLSDEVLAHNILSRLTPRDVASLGSACRRIRQLTNNEHLRKLVCQNAWGREVTGTLERMTKKLGWSRLARELTTLEAVHWKKFTVGGAVEPSRCNFSACAAGNRLVLFGGEGVNMQPMDDTFVLNLDAANPEWRRVSVKSSPPGRWGHTLSCVNGSSLVVFGGCGRQGLLNDVFVLDLDAKQPTWKEVSGGAPPLPRSWHSSCTVEGSKLVVSGGCTDAGVLLSDTYLLDLTIENPTWKEIPTSWAPPSRLGHSLSVYGRTKLLMFGGLAKSGHLKLRSGEAYTINLDDEEPRWRQLECSAYGGGVGAQSAVVPPPRLDHVAVSMPCGRILIFGGSIAGLHSPSQLFLLDPSEEKPSWRTLNTPGQPPKFAWGHSTCVVGGTRVLVLGGHTGEEWILNELHELCLASRQDSDP